One Pseudomonas ekonensis DNA window includes the following coding sequences:
- the trpB gene encoding tryptophan synthase subunit beta — translation MTQTSNTSNLRSGPDDNGLFGAFGGRYVAETLMPLILDLAREYEAAKEDPAFKEELAYFQRDYVGRPSPLYFAERLTEFCGGAKIYLKREELNHTGAHKINNCIGQILLARRMGKKRIIAETGAGMHGVATATVAARFGLDCVIYMGTTDIERQQANVFRMKLLGAEVIPVVAGTGTLKDAMNEALRDWVTNVDNTFYLIGTVAGPHPYPAMVRDFQAVIGKETRDQLQAQEGRLPDSLVACIGGGSNAMGLFHPFLDDKSVEIVGVEAAGYGIETGKHAASLNGGVPGVLHGNRTFLLQDDDGQIIDAHSISAGLDYPGIGPEHAWLHDIGRVQYTSVTDDEALAAFHQCCRLEGIIPALESSHALAEAFKRAPKLPKDHLMVINLSGRGDKDMQTVMHHMEQSTQEKH, via the coding sequence ATGACCCAGACTTCGAACACCTCCAACCTGCGCAGCGGCCCGGACGACAACGGCCTGTTCGGCGCGTTCGGCGGCCGTTACGTCGCCGAGACCCTGATGCCGCTGATCCTCGACCTGGCCCGCGAATACGAAGCGGCGAAGGAAGATCCGGCCTTCAAAGAGGAACTGGCCTACTTCCAGCGCGACTACGTCGGACGTCCGAGCCCGCTGTACTTCGCTGAACGCCTGACCGAGTTCTGCGGCGGCGCCAAGATCTACCTCAAGCGCGAAGAGCTGAACCACACCGGCGCGCACAAGATCAACAACTGCATCGGCCAGATCCTGCTGGCGCGGCGCATGGGCAAGAAACGCATCATCGCCGAGACCGGCGCCGGCATGCACGGCGTGGCCACCGCCACCGTGGCTGCGCGCTTCGGTCTGGACTGCGTGATCTACATGGGCACCACCGACATCGAGCGCCAGCAGGCCAACGTGTTCCGCATGAAGCTGTTGGGCGCCGAGGTGATCCCGGTGGTCGCCGGCACCGGCACCCTGAAGGACGCGATGAACGAAGCGCTGCGCGACTGGGTGACCAATGTCGACAACACCTTCTACCTGATCGGCACCGTGGCCGGGCCGCACCCGTACCCGGCGATGGTGCGTGACTTCCAGGCCGTCATCGGCAAGGAAACCCGCGACCAGCTGCAAGCCCAGGAAGGCCGCCTGCCGGACAGTCTGGTGGCGTGCATCGGCGGCGGCTCCAACGCCATGGGCCTGTTCCACCCGTTCCTCGACGACAAGAGCGTCGAGATCGTCGGCGTCGAAGCCGCCGGCTACGGCATCGAGACCGGCAAGCACGCGGCCAGCCTCAACGGCGGCGTACCGGGCGTGCTGCACGGCAACCGCACCTTCCTGCTGCAGGACGACGACGGCCAGATCATCGATGCCCACTCGATCTCCGCCGGCCTCGACTACCCGGGCATCGGCCCCGAACATGCCTGGCTGCATGACATCGGCCGCGTCCAGTACACCTCGGTGACCGACGACGAAGCCCTGGCCGCCTTCCACCAGTGCTGCCGCCTGGAAGGGATCATCCCGGCCCTGGAAAGCTCCCACGCCCTGGCCGAAGCCTTCAAGCGCGCGCCCAAGTTGCCGAAGGATCACCTGATGGTGATCAACCTGTCCGGCCGCGGCGACAAGGACATGCAGACCGTCATGCACCACATGGAACAATCGACGCAGGAGAAACACTGA